The window CCATCCAGCCGCTCATGATGTTGCAAGATAGCTTTAGCAACTGTGCAGGGAAATTCTATATCTTTAATAATCTCATAGCCAAGCCGTGGATGGGTCTTAATAATTCCAAACTCGTTTTCATTCAAACAACCCGGTTTGCATAGGATCTCAGCTGGTACAACTATTTTGCCAATATCATGCAGAAAGCCCGCCATACGGATTTCATCAATTTGCTCTTTGGAAAGACCCATTTCATTAGCAATAGCAGTAGCAAGTTTTGCTACACGTCGCTCGTGACCAGCTGTGTAAGGGTCTCTCATCTCTATCATCAAAGCGATAGCCTTTACGGTTCCCTCCATAGTCCTCTTTAATTTATTGAAGCTTTTTTTGAGATCTTCCTCTATTGACTTACGTTCCTTGACTTCTGTTTGGAGAGAAAATGTTCTTTCCCGCACGATTGTTTCTAAGTTCTTATTTAAATTTCTTAATTCATCACGCGCTTTTAGCAGATCAAGGTTTTTCTGCAC of the Pelotomaculum isophthalicicum JI genome contains:
- a CDS encoding HD-GYP domain-containing protein, whose protein sequence is MQKNLDLLKARDELRNLNKNLETIVRERTFSLQTEVKERKSIEEDLKKSFNKLKRTMEGTVKAIALMIEMRDPYTAGHERRVAKLATAIANEMGLSKEQIDEIRMAGFLHDIGKIVVPAEILCKPGCLNENEFGIIKTHPRLGYEIIKDIEFPCTVAKAILQHHERLDGTGYPGGLMGEDIILEAKIISVADVVEAISSHRPYRPAMGFKNAISEIIEKKNVLYDPHVVDACVRLINEKNFQL